A genomic segment from Limosilactobacillus sp. encodes:
- a CDS encoding D-alanyl-D-alanine carboxypeptidase family protein, which translates to MHKLGRKLFYLFLVVLTISLNLDGLVKSASASTDSFYHMDARAAYAIDADTGQVLYQKNANKTYPIASLTKILTLAVIEQDIRDHKLSWNQKIKITPAVAKVANDWHFSNVQLNTGESYTVRQLAESMMIVSADGSTEALALADAGSTAAFNKKMQAMARKAGVTDAKIYNMIGLPNKDLGKNKLKGVDGDAENKLSAKDLALISQYMIKHYPETLKITKKKFANFKITEGQEYQMVNINALLPQNGYAPKDWEIDGLKTGNTDAAGKCIVTTGTYMGHRVILVGLHTKGDWNNQSKMQKEFYEKLAASYQPAELQNIQQLSKRVQRTRIVHAKKHRTVSLALAKKSTWIWVPRNTTWKQTHPTVVIKRSKQSLTGRLEAPVKKGQRVGYLNLQLSGLPEMQVPIKVTQTIASRGFWK; encoded by the coding sequence ATGCATAAATTAGGTCGTAAGTTATTTTATCTATTCTTAGTGGTTCTCACCATTAGTCTGAATCTGGACGGACTGGTCAAGTCGGCGAGTGCCAGCACCGACTCCTTCTACCACATGGATGCCCGGGCAGCGTACGCCATTGACGCCGACACCGGCCAGGTCCTCTACCAGAAGAATGCCAACAAGACCTACCCGATCGCTTCTCTGACCAAGATCTTGACCCTGGCGGTGATCGAGCAGGACATCCGTGATCACAAGCTGAGTTGGAACCAAAAGATCAAGATTACACCAGCGGTCGCCAAGGTGGCCAACGACTGGCACTTCTCCAACGTCCAGCTGAATACCGGCGAGAGCTACACGGTCCGTCAGCTGGCCGAGTCAATGATGATCGTTTCGGCAGACGGCAGTACCGAGGCCTTGGCCCTGGCCGACGCCGGCAGCACCGCCGCCTTTAACAAGAAGATGCAGGCGATGGCACGCAAGGCCGGGGTCACCGATGCCAAGATCTACAACATGATCGGCCTGCCGAACAAGGACCTGGGCAAGAATAAACTGAAGGGCGTCGACGGGGATGCCGAAAATAAGCTGTCGGCCAAGGATCTGGCGCTGATTTCCCAGTACATGATCAAGCACTATCCGGAGACGCTGAAGATCACCAAGAAGAAGTTCGCCAACTTCAAGATCACCGAAGGCCAGGAGTACCAGATGGTCAACATCAACGCCCTCCTGCCACAGAACGGCTACGCACCGAAGGATTGGGAGATCGATGGCCTGAAGACCGGGAATACCGACGCGGCCGGCAAGTGCATCGTGACCACCGGGACCTACATGGGCCACCGGGTCATCCTGGTGGGCCTGCACACCAAGGGCGACTGGAACAACCAGTCCAAGATGCAAAAAGAATTTTACGAAAAGCTGGCGGCTTCCTACCAGCCAGCGGAACTGCAAAATATTCAGCAGCTATCTAAGCGCGTCCAGCGCACCCGGATCGTTCATGCCAAGAAGCACCGGACCGTTTCCCTGGCGCTGGCCAAAAAGTCGACCTGGATTTGGGTGCCGCGCAACACCACCTGGAAGCAGACTCATCCCACGGTTGTGATTAAGCGCAGCAAGCAGTCACTCACGGGGCGGCTCGAGGCTCCCGTGAAGAAGGGCCAGCGGGTCGGCTACCTGAATCTCCAGCTGTCGGGCCTGCCGGAAATGCAGGTGCCGATCAAGGTCACGCAGACGATTGCCAGTCGGGGCTTCTGGAAATAG
- a CDS encoding zinc-dependent alcohol dehydrogenase family protein, whose product MDKQMDDLPKTMKAWAVTTPGPIDGDRAPLKMVEKPVPTPGRGEVLVKVLTCGVCHTDLHVTEGDLPVHQEHVTPGHEIVGRVVAQGPETQRFSLGERIGIPWFRHACGVCKFCRSGRENLCPHSVYTGWDHDGGYAEYVTVPEGFAYRIPEKFDSLEAAPLLCAGIIGYRAFERANVPAGGRLGLYGFGGSAHITAQIALAQGIEVHVFTRGADARKFALQLGCASAHGAYDLSDVPLDSSIIFAPVGDIVLPAMESLIPGGTLALAGIHMTDVPALNYQKHLFHEKTITSVESNTRRDGEEFLTLADRLDIHPEVHEYAFDRADEALKYVKRGDIKGACVLRVSQDD is encoded by the coding sequence ATGGATAAGCAAATGGATGATTTACCGAAGACAATGAAGGCCTGGGCCGTCACCACACCGGGGCCGATCGACGGGGACCGTGCCCCGCTCAAGATGGTTGAGAAGCCGGTGCCAACGCCAGGCCGGGGCGAGGTCCTGGTCAAGGTTTTGACCTGCGGGGTCTGCCACACCGACCTTCACGTCACGGAGGGGGATTTGCCCGTGCACCAGGAACACGTCACCCCGGGCCACGAGATCGTCGGCCGGGTCGTTGCTCAGGGACCGGAAACCCAGCGCTTTAGCCTTGGCGAGCGGATCGGGATTCCGTGGTTCCGGCACGCCTGTGGGGTCTGCAAGTTCTGTCGGTCTGGTCGGGAGAACCTCTGCCCGCATTCCGTCTACACCGGTTGGGATCACGACGGCGGCTATGCCGAATACGTCACCGTGCCCGAGGGCTTTGCCTACCGGATTCCGGAAAAGTTTGATTCCTTAGAGGCGGCACCACTGCTCTGCGCCGGGATCATTGGCTACCGGGCCTTTGAACGGGCCAACGTTCCAGCTGGTGGCCGGCTCGGTCTCTACGGCTTCGGCGGCTCGGCCCACATCACCGCCCAGATCGCACTGGCCCAGGGGATCGAGGTCCACGTCTTCACCCGGGGTGCCGATGCGCGGAAGTTTGCCCTCCAGCTTGGTTGTGCCTCGGCCCACGGCGCTTACGACCTGTCAGACGTGCCGTTGGATTCGTCGATCATCTTTGCGCCGGTTGGCGACATTGTCCTGCCGGCCATGGAGAGCCTGATTCCGGGTGGAACCCTGGCCCTGGCCGGGATCCACATGACCGACGTGCCAGCCCTCAACTACCAGAAGCACCTCTTCCACGAGAAGACGATCACCAGTGTCGAGAGCAACACGCGGCGTGACGGTGAGGAGTTCCTGACCCTGGCCGACCGGCTGGATATTCACCCCGAGGTCCACGAGTACGCCTTTGATCGTGCCGACGAAGCCCTGAAGTACGTCAAGCGGGGCGACATCAAGGGGGCCTGCGTGCTGCGGGTTAGCCAGGACGACTAG
- a CDS encoding aldo/keto reductase, with product MDIKTNYLDLADGNRMPQEGFGLYKVDGQETMNASIKSAYDAGYRLFDTAQLYGNEQEVGTAFKQLGIPRDQIFVTTKVAEGNQGYDQAIASVKESLKKLQMDHVDLLLVHWPIERAFFETWRAFEDMKKAGLTRSIGVSNYQMIHLQYLATKAHEMPVVDQIELHPLLTQKPLLKFNRDQQIVTQAWSPLGRGAVLGEEVLKQIAAAHHKSPAQVILRWHLQNGVSFIPKSVHAARIQQNAAIYDFTLTADEMAQIDALNKYQRTGREPELTYEYDRQY from the coding sequence ATGGATATTAAAACCAACTATCTTGACCTCGCCGATGGCAACCGGATGCCCCAGGAAGGCTTCGGGCTCTACAAGGTCGACGGTCAGGAAACAATGAACGCATCAATCAAGAGTGCCTATGACGCCGGCTACCGGCTCTTCGACACCGCCCAGCTCTATGGCAACGAGCAGGAGGTCGGGACCGCCTTCAAGCAACTGGGGATCCCACGTGACCAGATCTTCGTCACGACCAAGGTGGCCGAGGGCAACCAGGGCTACGATCAAGCCATCGCCTCGGTCAAGGAATCGCTGAAGAAGCTGCAGATGGACCACGTCGACCTGCTCCTGGTTCACTGGCCGATCGAACGGGCCTTCTTTGAAACCTGGCGGGCCTTCGAGGACATGAAGAAGGCCGGGCTGACCCGGTCCATCGGCGTCAGCAACTACCAGATGATCCACCTCCAGTACCTGGCCACCAAGGCCCACGAGATGCCGGTGGTTGATCAGATCGAGCTCCATCCCCTGCTGACCCAAAAGCCATTGCTGAAGTTCAATCGCGACCAGCAAATCGTCACCCAGGCCTGGAGTCCCCTCGGCCGCGGTGCCGTGCTGGGTGAGGAAGTCTTAAAGCAGATTGCGGCTGCCCACCACAAGTCGCCGGCCCAGGTCATCCTGCGCTGGCACCTGCAGAACGGCGTCTCCTTCATTCCGAAGTCGGTCCACGCCGCCCGCATCCAGCAAAACGCCGCCATCTACGACTTCACGCTCACCGCTGACGAGATGGCCCAGATCGACGCCCTCAACAAGTACCAGCGGACCGGCCGCGAGCCGGAGCTGACCTACGAGTATGATCGGCAATACTAG
- a CDS encoding peptidylprolyl isomerase → MDYPQLALDQAKGPKAEIKTNLGTITVQLFDTLAPKTVKNFVELAKKGYYDGVTFHRVIPDFMIQGGDPTGTGRGGESIYGHAFEDEFSDRLFNFNGALSMANAGPNTNGSQFFIVSNEHVPANMVEQMKAAGFPQEAIDHYAKVGGTPWLDHRHTVFGQVVSGMNVVQQISKVARDQMDKPKDDVVMEKVTIDE, encoded by the coding sequence ATGGATTATCCACAACTTGCACTGGACCAGGCAAAGGGTCCGAAGGCTGAAATCAAGACCAACCTGGGGACGATCACGGTGCAGCTCTTTGACACCCTGGCTCCCAAGACGGTCAAGAACTTCGTCGAGCTGGCCAAGAAGGGCTACTACGACGGCGTGACCTTTCACCGGGTAATTCCGGACTTCATGATCCAGGGTGGGGACCCCACTGGGACCGGCCGCGGTGGCGAAAGCATCTACGGCCACGCCTTTGAGGACGAATTCTCCGATCGGCTGTTTAACTTCAACGGGGCCCTTTCAATGGCCAATGCCGGCCCGAACACCAACGGCAGCCAGTTCTTCATCGTCTCCAACGAGCACGTGCCGGCCAACATGGTTGAGCAGATGAAGGCTGCCGGCTTCCCGCAGGAGGCGATTGACCACTACGCCAAGGTTGGTGGCACGCCATGGCTGGATCACCGCCACACCGTCTTCGGTCAGGTGGTCTCCGGCATGAATGTCGTCCAGCAGATCAGCAAGGTGGCCCGCGACCAGATGGATAAGCCGAAGGACGACGTTGTGATGGAAAAGGTCACAATTGACGAATAA
- a CDS encoding DUF2252 domain-containing protein → MNEQSLDLFDLKRIKINHTKAELEQMGKQRLKDVSSKELATFVPVKRDPVAAISQTEAKMIPELLPLRHQRMTASRFAFFRGTAELMEQDMKQQHQSGIPIVICGDAHVNNFGFYASPERKLLFGLNDFDEARIGNWESDLKRLLVSIELAGSENGFAPDELTKVLELTTKTYRHAIKNANKLSLPEVFYFSFEIHDMINSINQFGDAPSQMEKILQNIIKKSQHSNSEEIVRKMGTINDRGQLVFRDNPPRARHLSPLQYKQVVAGYEHYRDNVRQDIRVFLANFHITDIIRYSVGVGSFGTRCYLLMLTGIDGSHLVLQVKEAMPLRYNLLNLKVQQAIDNGMLAGRRIVTAQRVLQSTSDPFLASTRFGNRSYYVRQFRDMKESIKLERLDLPSYQLYCQTCALCLAMAHAQSPTSPMLRGYLRHQKELDTGLAQWAHQYVQQVDKDFRAFQEYVQKNG, encoded by the coding sequence GTGAATGAACAATCCCTAGATCTTTTTGACCTGAAACGAATCAAAATTAATCACACCAAGGCGGAGCTGGAACAAATGGGCAAGCAACGCCTCAAGGATGTCTCCAGTAAAGAGCTGGCGACCTTCGTTCCGGTCAAGCGGGACCCCGTGGCCGCCATCAGCCAGACCGAAGCCAAGATGATCCCCGAGCTCCTGCCCCTGCGGCACCAACGAATGACCGCCAGCCGCTTTGCCTTCTTCCGCGGCACGGCCGAGCTGATGGAGCAGGACATGAAGCAACAACACCAGAGCGGGATTCCGATCGTCATCTGTGGTGACGCCCACGTTAACAACTTCGGCTTTTACGCCTCCCCCGAGCGCAAGCTGCTCTTCGGCCTCAACGACTTCGACGAGGCCCGGATCGGCAACTGGGAGTCCGACCTCAAACGCCTCCTGGTCAGCATTGAACTGGCCGGTAGCGAGAACGGCTTTGCTCCGGACGAGCTCACCAAGGTCCTCGAACTGACCACCAAGACCTACCGGCACGCCATCAAGAACGCCAACAAGCTCTCGCTGCCGGAGGTTTTCTACTTCTCCTTTGAAATTCACGACATGATCAATAGCATCAACCAGTTCGGTGACGCCCCGTCCCAGATGGAAAAGATCCTGCAAAACATCATCAAGAAGAGCCAGCACAGCAATTCCGAGGAAATCGTCCGCAAGATGGGGACCATCAACGATCGCGGCCAGCTGGTCTTCCGCGACAACCCGCCACGCGCCCGGCACCTCAGCCCGCTCCAGTACAAACAGGTGGTTGCCGGCTACGAACACTACCGGGATAACGTTCGCCAGGACATCCGGGTCTTCCTCGCTAACTTCCACATCACCGACATCATCCGCTATAGCGTCGGCGTCGGCAGCTTTGGGACTCGTTGCTACCTCCTGATGCTGACCGGGATCGACGGGTCGCACCTGGTCCTCCAGGTCAAGGAGGCCATGCCGCTGCGTTACAACCTGCTCAATCTCAAGGTCCAGCAGGCGATCGACAACGGGATGCTGGCCGGACGGCGGATCGTCACCGCTCAGCGGGTCCTGCAGTCGACCTCCGATCCCTTCCTGGCCAGCACCCGTTTTGGCAACCGGTCCTACTACGTCCGCCAGTTCCGGGACATGAAGGAATCGATCAAGCTGGAACGGCTCGACCTGCCGAGCTACCAGCTGTACTGCCAGACCTGCGCCCTCTGCCTGGCCATGGCCCACGCCCAGAGCCCGACCTCGCCAATGCTGCGGGGATATTTGCGCCACCAAAAGGAGCTGGACACCGGCCTTGCCCAGTGGGCCCACCAGTATGTCCAGCAGGTTGACAAGGACTTCCGGGCCTTCCAGGAATACGTCCAGAAGAATGGTTAA
- a CDS encoding IS30 family transposase, with the protein MSTTILSFQNRVVIETLHNEGRSLRYIANYLGFSKTTIFNELHRLNSEYQAELAQTDFEQKVSQRGRKSSLTKNLKHLVEEKIQVQKWSPEQVAHVVGIAYKTVYNWIDQGWLDVQLPDLPDHGIRRHRAKEKRGTFSHGRSIEERPHKVETRQEFGHFEADTVLSGKRKGQAVATFVERKSRLTIVKRLHGRDSQSMTQAVLELASQLQDKLKTLTVDHGKEFANYQTIERQTGTPVYFAHAYSPHERGSNENRNRVLRRFIPKGQAIEELSDRQLVQINWYLNSRPLKCLNWRTPIEIFLLNLRH; encoded by the coding sequence ATGAGCACCACTATTTTATCATTCCAGAACCGTGTTGTCATTGAAACACTTCATAATGAAGGACGTTCCTTGCGATACATCGCTAACTACTTAGGCTTTAGTAAGACCACCATCTTTAACGAACTTCACCGGCTAAATAGTGAGTACCAGGCTGAGCTAGCGCAAACTGACTTTGAACAAAAGGTTAGTCAACGGGGGCGGAAGTCTTCGCTCACTAAAAACCTTAAACACTTGGTCGAGGAAAAGATTCAAGTCCAGAAGTGGTCCCCTGAACAAGTTGCCCATGTGGTTGGGATTGCCTACAAGACGGTCTATAACTGGATTGATCAAGGCTGGCTTGATGTACAGCTACCCGATTTGCCTGATCATGGAATTCGTCGTCATCGTGCTAAAGAAAAGCGTGGTACGTTCAGTCACGGCCGCTCCATTGAGGAGCGTCCTCATAAAGTCGAAACTCGCCAGGAGTTCGGCCACTTTGAAGCTGATACCGTACTTTCTGGCAAACGTAAAGGTCAAGCTGTGGCTACTTTTGTGGAGCGTAAGAGTCGCCTGACAATTGTTAAACGGCTCCATGGCCGCGACAGTCAGTCTATGACTCAAGCCGTACTTGAACTAGCTAGTCAACTTCAAGACAAGCTCAAGACGCTGACCGTGGATCATGGGAAAGAGTTCGCTAACTATCAGACAATTGAACGGCAAACTGGTACTCCGGTTTATTTTGCCCATGCTTATTCACCACATGAACGCGGTAGTAATGAGAACCGTAACCGAGTTTTGCGACGATTTATTCCCAAGGGACAAGCTATTGAAGAGCTGAGCGATCGCCAGCTGGTTCAAATCAATTGGTATCTGAATTCCCGGCCACTTAAATGTCTTAACTGGCGCACACCAATCGAGATCTTCCTGCTTAATTTACGTCATTAA
- a CDS encoding aldose epimerase family protein: MDITKVPFGSFKGDPVTKYVLTNDNGVQASVLDFAGLLQSLKVPTKDGGKADMVLTSENLDEFTNNGFCTNRLIGRVAGRIADGEVQINGHDYKLEQNEGKNTLHGGTNGFYNHIWHVDKTATTADSASITLSLTLSEQDDTFPATIHVTATYTLDNDDNLSLKFGATSDGDTLFNPTNHTYWNMADAGAKTVDGLTLQVNSKHHLAVDDGKIPTGEMIENAGTPFDFSKPTLLGDALKQMASTKENGFDDIWVVEPSLTEPVATLEDKQSGRKMELYSDRNALIMYTMNSDDPAVYNHGEVHPHLGIAMEAQTLSDAPHHPEFGDITLKANEEKNYTIKWHVEY, encoded by the coding sequence ATGGATATTACAAAAGTGCCATTTGGCAGTTTTAAGGGTGATCCCGTTACCAAGTATGTCTTAACTAACGACAACGGTGTCCAGGCCAGCGTGCTCGACTTTGCCGGCCTGCTCCAATCCCTCAAGGTCCCAACCAAGGACGGCGGCAAGGCCGACATGGTCCTGACCTCAGAGAACCTGGATGAATTCACCAACAACGGTTTCTGCACCAACCGGCTGATCGGTCGGGTTGCCGGGCGGATTGCCGATGGTGAGGTCCAGATCAACGGCCACGACTACAAGCTGGAACAAAACGAGGGCAAAAACACCCTGCACGGTGGGACGAATGGTTTCTACAACCACATCTGGCACGTTGACAAGACGGCCACTACCGCCGACAGTGCCAGCATCACGCTGAGCCTGACCCTGAGCGAGCAGGATGACACCTTCCCAGCAACCATCCACGTCACCGCTACCTACACGCTGGACAACGACGACAACCTCTCCTTGAAGTTTGGCGCTACCAGCGATGGCGACACGCTCTTCAACCCAACCAACCACACCTACTGGAACATGGCCGATGCCGGTGCCAAGACCGTTGATGGCCTGACCCTGCAGGTTAACTCCAAGCACCACCTGGCAGTTGACGACGGCAAGATCCCAACCGGCGAAATGATCGAAAACGCCGGCACGCCATTTGACTTCTCCAAGCCAACCCTGCTGGGAGACGCTCTCAAGCAGATGGCTTCCACGAAGGAGAACGGCTTCGATGACATCTGGGTCGTTGAACCAAGCCTGACTGAACCAGTGGCCACCCTGGAGGACAAGCAGAGCGGCCGGAAGATGGAACTGTACTCCGACCGGAACGCCCTGATCATGTACACCATGAACTCCGACGACCCCGCCGTTTACAACCACGGTGAGGTTCACCCGCACCTCGGAATCGCCATGGAAGCCCAGACACTTTCGGACGCACCTCACCACCCAGAATTTGGTGACATCACCCTGAAGGCCAACGAAGAAAAGAACTACACGATCAAGTGGCACGTTGAATACTAA
- a CDS encoding serine hydrolase translates to MQRVPQRTRRHRKRGRLILLIIIILAAFIGIHHFTSLDARLKSSWNKVVYTSSDRVSIAVYSPKSHKTYQSTNAPNHKFHTASTVKVSILAGILAKQHAPLTSTQEALAKAMIEQSDNDATTELFTKYLGGKAGLQATFDKFGMKDSVASQTWGLTTTTPADQIKLLNNIFYSSKILTSQDRTLIRSMMSNVESDQAWGISAGSKHYAIKNGWLSYGSDNWIVNSIGYVKNDNGTDYTIAIYTDNNDSMVTGQQTIEQLARVTKPLMK, encoded by the coding sequence ATGCAGCGCGTTCCACAGCGAACTCGTCGTCACCGTAAACGAGGCCGACTAATTCTGCTGATCATCATCATTTTAGCGGCCTTCATCGGCATCCACCATTTTACGTCACTGGACGCCCGGCTCAAATCAAGCTGGAACAAGGTCGTCTACACCTCCAGCGACCGGGTCAGCATCGCCGTTTATTCACCAAAGAGTCACAAGACCTACCAGTCCACCAACGCACCCAACCATAAGTTCCACACAGCCAGCACCGTTAAAGTCAGCATCCTGGCGGGAATTTTGGCCAAACAGCACGCGCCGTTGACCAGTACCCAGGAGGCCCTCGCCAAGGCGATGATCGAACAGAGTGATAATGACGCCACGACCGAGTTATTCACCAAGTACCTGGGTGGCAAGGCCGGGCTGCAGGCGACCTTCGACAAGTTCGGCATGAAGGACTCGGTTGCCAGCCAAACCTGGGGACTCACCACCACTACCCCTGCCGACCAGATCAAGCTGCTCAACAACATCTTCTATAGTTCTAAGATCCTCACCAGCCAGGACCGGACCCTGATCCGCAGCATGATGAGCAACGTCGAATCCGACCAGGCCTGGGGGATTTCCGCCGGCAGCAAGCACTACGCCATCAAGAACGGTTGGCTCTCCTACGGCAGCGATAATTGGATCGTCAACAGTATCGGCTACGTCAAGAACGACAACGGGACGGACTACACGATTGCCATTTACACCGACAACAACGACAGCATGGTTACCGGTCAGCAGACGATCGAGCAGCTGGCCCGGGTCACTAAGCCGCTGATGAAGTAG
- a CDS encoding MFS transporter: MTNTKHSMVTKLAFLSVSFVITSAYAIQGSLPQLKAALGISQTQSEYLVTTPSFAVMIFVVLSPLIQEWFHISDKKIIMAGVGIVGVAGLVPFFVNNYLTILISRLVLGAGFGLYNSQAISLISVWYDGSERAQMLGWRAAAEQIGQACTLSIAGLILSVAGWHASFLVYALAFIVLVFFAMRVPEDTASEDIDIDEDSLADELGEDETKEITKISPVVYLLVFFAFLLVVDYVGMENRFPGLAVTIKGSHYTGSSMFLSLMLIGATLGGICYGAIQKRLGFGTVYLGLGLMALSNFLFGFAGHNFILMVIGLLLIGFPLQLVSPLIFNLLPDLAPANRQPLVTSLCLIGFNFGSFFSPTIAEWTNHLLGQPLAGMGLAAPFPIYGIVLLIIALIIFVATRRSAQH; the protein is encoded by the coding sequence ATGACTAATACTAAACATTCTATGGTTACTAAGCTGGCGTTCCTCTCCGTCTCCTTCGTGATTACGAGTGCCTACGCCATCCAGGGGTCCTTGCCCCAGTTGAAGGCGGCGCTGGGTATCAGCCAGACGCAGTCGGAATACCTGGTCACCACCCCATCCTTTGCCGTCATGATCTTCGTGGTTCTCTCCCCATTGATTCAGGAATGGTTCCACATTTCTGACAAGAAGATCATCATGGCCGGGGTGGGCATCGTCGGTGTCGCCGGGCTAGTTCCCTTCTTCGTCAACAACTACCTGACGATCCTGATCTCGCGACTGGTCCTCGGGGCCGGTTTCGGGCTCTACAACTCGCAGGCGATCTCGCTGATTTCCGTCTGGTACGACGGCAGTGAGCGGGCGCAAATGCTGGGCTGGCGGGCCGCGGCCGAACAGATCGGTCAGGCCTGCACCCTGTCGATTGCCGGGTTGATCCTGAGCGTGGCCGGCTGGCATGCGTCCTTCCTGGTTTACGCCCTGGCCTTCATCGTCCTGGTCTTCTTCGCAATGCGGGTTCCAGAGGATACGGCCTCTGAGGACATTGACATCGATGAAGATAGCCTGGCGGATGAACTGGGGGAAGATGAGACCAAGGAGATCACCAAGATCAGTCCGGTCGTCTACCTGCTCGTTTTCTTTGCATTTCTGCTGGTTGTCGACTATGTTGGAATGGAGAACCGCTTCCCTGGTCTGGCCGTCACAATTAAGGGCAGCCACTACACCGGTTCCTCGATGTTCTTGTCACTGATGCTGATCGGGGCCACGCTGGGTGGGATCTGCTACGGGGCGATCCAAAAGCGCCTCGGCTTCGGGACCGTCTACCTGGGCCTCGGCCTGATGGCATTGTCGAACTTCCTGTTTGGTTTTGCCGGCCACAACTTCATCCTGATGGTCATCGGGCTCCTGCTGATTGGCTTCCCGCTGCAGCTGGTTTCGCCGCTGATCTTCAACCTTTTGCCAGACCTGGCGCCGGCCAACCGGCAGCCGCTGGTAACGTCCTTGTGCCTGATCGGCTTTAACTTCGGCTCCTTCTTCTCGCCAACGATTGCCGAGTGGACCAACCATCTGCTGGGCCAACCGCTGGCCGGGATGGGGCTGGCCGCACCGTTCCCGATCTACGGGATCGTGCTGCTGATCATCGCCCTGATCATTTTTGTTGCAACTCGTCGTTCTGCTCAACATTAG
- a CDS encoding plasmid pRiA4b ORF-3 family protein, translated as MFNLNFTIYPIENRTASHLHVNPGPVARDQFDSPATWSVRSAGDFIIFVNNALALPVIVRHPQRFNDSRAFVTAFKREFIELLGELPVPHAKISMIRSHQFQEIEFTRQLSSAAQQKLQRYQNMLTGPNSPVDWEEQPTNAQLALQLAENTTLPDPQTGDSETVIERFEDYVAHNYQLPAHPQLNEHNRSYLYRSASLNDVMNATAVSELFLKDYQRYLTNRDKSDQIIDRDLNAAADYLSFCEGEGVSMLADLGLVYNYLLHYEELNDVQMSMSAMRNLGTALRELGRFMRNQQLFSSADFDQFVQSVGQGINDHYSHQRVYHLQRLLRNLQQQAEQQREAMDRGRHFRGDAYTLTVTLADYQPTMWRQLRVSGATRLDMLCYQILASFRANGGHLFELNDGDHHFQLPVFESGAGNEQDIELHWLGEYQPGDELTLIYDFGDSWMFEIKVESVQKQSRLRNAGMSGAVVLDGAGAGIIDDIGGTAGLQEAASDDPSINRTPNFAQEQEEWRRRVEQLQEIYN; from the coding sequence ATGTTCAACTTAAATTTTACAATCTACCCAATTGAAAATCGGACCGCATCGCATCTGCACGTCAATCCAGGTCCAGTTGCGCGTGACCAGTTTGACAGTCCGGCAACTTGGTCCGTCCGTTCCGCGGGCGATTTCATTATTTTTGTCAACAACGCACTGGCCCTGCCGGTGATTGTCCGTCACCCGCAGCGCTTCAACGATTCACGGGCCTTCGTGACGGCTTTCAAGCGGGAGTTCATCGAGCTATTGGGGGAGCTGCCGGTGCCGCACGCCAAGATCAGCATGATCCGGTCGCACCAGTTCCAAGAGATTGAGTTTACCCGGCAGCTCTCGTCGGCGGCCCAACAGAAGCTGCAGCGCTACCAGAACATGTTGACCGGGCCCAATTCACCGGTTGACTGGGAGGAGCAGCCGACGAATGCCCAGCTGGCCCTCCAACTGGCCGAAAATACCACGCTGCCGGATCCGCAGACCGGTGATTCGGAGACGGTGATCGAACGCTTTGAGGACTATGTTGCCCACAACTACCAGCTGCCGGCCCACCCGCAGCTGAACGAACACAACCGTTCCTACCTGTACCGGAGCGCCTCGCTCAACGACGTTATGAACGCCACGGCGGTCAGCGAGCTCTTCTTGAAGGACTACCAACGCTACCTGACGAACCGGGACAAGAGTGATCAGATCATTGACCGGGACCTCAACGCGGCGGCCGACTACCTCAGCTTTTGCGAGGGCGAGGGGGTCTCGATGTTGGCGGATCTCGGCCTGGTCTACAACTACCTGCTGCACTATGAGGAACTCAACGACGTTCAGATGAGCATGAGTGCAATGCGGAACCTGGGGACGGCGCTGCGGGAACTGGGTCGCTTCATGCGCAACCAGCAGCTCTTCTCGTCGGCCGACTTCGACCAGTTCGTCCAGTCGGTCGGTCAGGGGATCAACGACCACTATTCCCATCAGCGGGTCTACCACCTGCAGCGCCTGCTCCGCAATCTGCAGCAGCAGGCTGAACAGCAGCGGGAGGCGATGGATCGGGGCCGTCATTTTCGGGGCGATGCCTACACCCTGACGGTGACGCTGGCGGACTACCAGCCGACCATGTGGCGCCAGCTGCGGGTCAGCGGGGCAACCCGGCTGGACATGCTCTGTTACCAAATCCTGGCCAGCTTTAGGGCCAACGGTGGGCACCTCTTCGAACTCAACGACGGCGACCACCACTTCCAGCTGCCGGTGTTTGAGAGCGGGGCCGGCAACGAGCAGGACATCGAGCTCCACTGGCTGGGCGAGTATCAGCCGGGTGATGAGTTGACCCTGATCTACGACTTCGGCGACAGCTGGATGTTTGAAATCAAGGTCGAGAGCGTGCAGAAGCAATCCCGGCTGCGCAACGCTGGCATGAGCGGGGCGGTCGTGCTGGATGGCGCCGGAGCGGGAATCATCGACGACATCGGCGGAACGGCCGGCCTGCAGGAGGCGGCTTCGGACGATCCGTCCATCAACCGGACCCCGAACTTCGCCCAGGAACAGGAAGAGTGGCGCCGCCGGGTAGAGCAGCTCCAGGAAATTTACAACTAA